A section of the Methanoregula formicica SMSP genome encodes:
- a CDS encoding A24 family peptidase C-terminal domain-containing protein, giving the protein MVQRIMEFFLPMVVSAVAVLATLIYASLLDIQNRRVPFITWLPMLAIGVACTAALLWQKTANASLLAGYLALVTSFLYADYLDNRGRTDSRGLAGYYANEKIFWYFVPVLVLPALSWFVLTPSVSVLILPWYAMFAGILGYVTWREYKGWPEPRRKGKRGQVPRGPDMSEMLGRWYFVLIILIFAIVSATMLVGTGGWGSSAIALLLITLFTGVFYIFGRMHLFGGADAWALIFIALCVPLFPFTPLLGNSPLGFLAFSVLINALILNLAAPVGIFLVNILRGNRAPLMYLFFGFPVKGDEIQKEWGFVMEDFEEKDGKLTRKFIGFFDAVKRMYKGEGRVYTKDLREHPQEFTHELAMYKKAGTVWISYAVPFIIPITAGFVTAVIFGDFLYALMRLLTGGI; this is encoded by the coding sequence ATGGTACAACGGATTATGGAGTTCTTCCTGCCGATGGTAGTCTCGGCTGTCGCCGTCCTCGCCACTTTGATCTATGCATCCCTGCTTGACATCCAAAACCGTCGCGTGCCGTTCATCACCTGGCTTCCCATGCTTGCCATCGGCGTTGCCTGCACGGCTGCGCTCCTCTGGCAGAAAACCGCTAACGCGAGCCTTCTTGCAGGCTACCTTGCCCTTGTTACAAGCTTTCTGTACGCAGACTACCTCGACAACCGGGGACGCACGGACTCCCGCGGCCTGGCAGGCTATTATGCAAATGAGAAGATCTTCTGGTATTTTGTTCCGGTCCTTGTGCTCCCGGCCCTCTCCTGGTTCGTTCTCACACCGTCCGTTTCCGTCCTGATCCTGCCCTGGTACGCGATGTTCGCCGGGATCCTCGGGTACGTCACCTGGCGGGAATACAAAGGATGGCCAGAGCCCCGCCGGAAGGGAAAGAGAGGACAGGTGCCCCGCGGGCCGGACATGAGCGAGATGCTCGGCCGCTGGTATTTCGTTCTTATCATCCTCATCTTTGCCATTGTTTCGGCAACGATGCTCGTTGGCACTGGCGGCTGGGGGTCATCAGCCATCGCCCTGCTGCTCATCACCCTATTTACCGGGGTCTTTTACATCTTTGGCCGGATGCACCTCTTTGGCGGGGCAGACGCCTGGGCACTCATCTTCATCGCGCTCTGTGTCCCGCTCTTCCCGTTCACCCCGCTCCTTGGAAACTCCCCGCTCGGCTTTCTGGCCTTCTCGGTGCTGATCAACGCCCTCATCCTGAACCTCGCTGCACCTGTGGGCATCTTCCTTGTCAACATTCTGCGGGGCAACAGGGCACCCCTCATGTACCTCTTCTTCGGGTTCCCGGTAAAAGGGGACGAGATCCAGAAGGAGTGGGGGTTTGTCATGGAGGACTTTGAAGAGAAGGACGGGAAGCTCACCCGGAAATTCATCGGATTTTTCGATGCCGTGAAGCGGATGTATAAAGGAGAAGGCCGGGTCTATACGAAGGATCTCCGCGAGCACCCGCAGGAATTTACGCACGAACTTGCCATGTATAAGAAGGCCGGGACGGTCTGGATCTCCTATGCCGTCCCGTTCATCATCCCCATCACGGCAGGGTTTGTCACCGCAGTCATCTTCGGCGACTTCCTCTATGCCCTGATGAGACTACTCACCGGAGGAATCTGA
- a CDS encoding response regulator, protein MPPQASRILIVEDDEIIRNLISTMLQRKEYVIAGETSSGEEAIIMAAELLPDLVLMDITLAGKMDGVTAARFIFQLFQVPVVFLTAHCDDTLIERAKGAQPLGYILKPFTDKELISNVGLALYNHGIRKKFLDMYPVGNPKTILAAHDLVMILDLTGRVVFYNPYTLRVLGLLPGDILMHHWRDTMRLLNESSRKEIPDPVPEVVSQMVVIMRETNTLLLTKHGELKSVIATVRPVKDDKHEMLGVFVYAKEKPPEQIRIKPMGSR, encoded by the coding sequence ATGCCGCCGCAAGCCTCCCGGATCCTCATTGTCGAGGACGATGAGATCATCCGGAACCTCATCAGTACCATGCTCCAGAGAAAGGAGTACGTCATCGCCGGAGAGACATCATCGGGCGAAGAAGCGATCATCATGGCGGCTGAACTCCTGCCCGATCTTGTACTGATGGACATCACCCTTGCCGGGAAGATGGATGGTGTCACGGCTGCGCGGTTTATCTTCCAGCTCTTCCAGGTACCGGTTGTCTTCCTGACAGCTCACTGCGACGATACGCTGATCGAACGCGCAAAGGGCGCCCAGCCGCTCGGTTACATCCTCAAACCGTTTACGGATAAGGAACTCATCTCGAACGTGGGGCTTGCGCTGTACAACCATGGGATCCGGAAAAAGTTCCTGGACATGTATCCCGTAGGGAACCCGAAGACGATCCTTGCTGCGCATGACCTTGTCATGATCCTCGACCTGACTGGACGGGTCGTCTTTTACAATCCATACACCCTGCGGGTCCTCGGCCTCCTTCCGGGCGATATCCTGATGCACCACTGGCGCGACACCATGCGGCTCCTGAACGAGTCGTCACGAAAGGAGATCCCCGACCCGGTGCCGGAGGTTGTCAGCCAGATGGTGGTCATCATGCGGGAGACGAATACGCTGCTCCTGACAAAGCACGGGGAGCTCAAAAGCGTTATTGCAACCGTCCGCCCCGTCAAGGACGACAAACACGAGATGCTCGGCGTCTTCGTTTACGCAAAAGAGAAGCCGCCAGAGCAGATCCGCATCAAGCCGATGGGATCGCGGTAA
- the hisI gene encoding phosphoribosyl-AMP cyclohydrolase — protein sequence MLSLKFADGLIPVIVQDAQSRDVLMMAYANNEAVRLTQETGFAHYYSRSRKKLWKKGEESGHFQKVLRILADCDEDCLIYEVEQTGAACHTGYRTCFYRTLDGDVVGTKVFDPEKVYKKPGH from the coding sequence ATGCTTTCCCTGAAATTTGCCGACGGGCTGATCCCGGTCATCGTGCAGGATGCACAGAGCCGCGACGTCCTGATGATGGCCTATGCAAACAACGAGGCAGTCCGCCTCACGCAGGAGACCGGCTTTGCGCACTACTACAGCCGTAGCCGGAAAAAGCTCTGGAAAAAGGGCGAAGAGAGCGGCCACTTCCAGAAGGTGCTCCGCATCCTTGCCGACTGCGATGAGGACTGCCTTATCTACGAGGTGGAGCAGACCGGCGCTGCCTGCCACACGGGATACCGCACCTGTTTCTACCGTACACTTGACGGGGATGTTGTCGGGACAAAGGTCTTCGACCCCGAGAAAGTCTACAAGAAGCCCGGGCACTGA
- the minD gene encoding cell division ATPase MinD — translation MVKVYTIASGKGGTGKTTVSVNLGTMLAQLGKETCLMDADIGMANVGLILGMQDVPVTLHEVLAGTAVVSDATYSGPAGLKVIPSGISLQGFQQADPEKIRDVMGELVKKFEFLLIDAPAGISRDGVVPLAVADEVILVVNPELSSIVDALKTKILTEVVGGHVLGCIINRVDQEKTDVITKKMEKVLGVPVIGIIPEDSNTRRASSAKVPIVIKYPSSPASLAIKRIAADLAGVEMAEEKASPAAKEGFVDRFTRVLFKRKEKQ, via the coding sequence ATGGTCAAGGTCTATACAATCGCTTCCGGCAAAGGCGGGACAGGAAAGACCACTGTATCCGTCAACCTCGGTACCATGCTCGCCCAGCTCGGGAAGGAGACCTGCCTGATGGACGCCGACATCGGGATGGCCAATGTCGGGCTCATCCTTGGCATGCAGGACGTTCCCGTGACCCTCCACGAGGTCCTTGCCGGGACCGCGGTGGTGAGTGATGCCACATACAGCGGCCCCGCCGGCTTAAAGGTCATCCCAAGCGGCATCTCCCTCCAGGGATTCCAGCAGGCTGACCCGGAGAAGATACGCGACGTTATGGGAGAACTGGTAAAAAAGTTCGAGTTCCTCTTAATCGATGCACCGGCCGGCATCAGCAGGGACGGTGTCGTCCCCCTGGCCGTGGCTGACGAAGTGATTCTGGTTGTCAACCCCGAGCTCTCCTCCATTGTCGATGCCCTCAAAACCAAGATCCTCACCGAGGTTGTCGGGGGGCATGTCCTCGGGTGCATCATCAACCGCGTCGACCAGGAGAAGACCGATGTCATCACGAAGAAGATGGAGAAAGTCCTTGGCGTCCCGGTGATCGGGATCATCCCCGAGGACTCCAATACCCGCCGGGCGTCCTCGGCAAAAGTCCCGATCGTCATCAAGTACCCGTCCTCCCCGGCATCGCTTGCCATCAAACGGATTGCCGCAGATCTTGCCGGGGTGGAAATGGCCGAGGAGAAAGCGTCCCCGGCTGCAAAGGAAGGGTTCGTTGACCGGTTCACCCGGGTGCTCTTCAAAAGAAAAGAAAAACAGTAA
- a CDS encoding DUF4013 domain-containing protein — MDYANMLGDSFAYAKDAIVGKWKQYLLFLIATLLLTIPLLGYSLKVLRGEKPAPEVDGWGTLIVDGIKYAIISIIWALPSIIIAIFVIGAGVSAFVMNPAALMEIIGGVLIGIVVLLVVAIITGLLATIGIIRFARTGSMGEAFNFGAILGTIGKIGWANYIIAMIVIMVIELIFFGVIECLNFIISPYLGLILEFLLMAPLTLLMSRYLCQVYDSADSM; from the coding sequence ATGGATTACGCAAACATGCTTGGCGATTCCTTTGCCTATGCAAAGGACGCCATTGTCGGCAAGTGGAAGCAGTACCTGCTGTTCCTGATCGCAACCCTCCTGCTCACAATCCCCCTGCTGGGGTACAGCCTGAAGGTCCTCCGCGGTGAGAAGCCGGCACCCGAAGTAGACGGGTGGGGTACCCTGATCGTCGATGGTATCAAGTACGCCATCATCAGTATCATCTGGGCACTCCCCAGCATCATCATCGCCATCTTCGTGATCGGGGCCGGCGTTTCAGCCTTCGTCATGAACCCCGCGGCACTGATGGAGATCATCGGCGGCGTACTCATCGGCATCGTTGTGCTCCTGGTCGTGGCCATCATCACCGGGCTCCTTGCAACGATCGGGATCATCCGGTTCGCCCGGACCGGAAGCATGGGCGAAGCGTTCAACTTCGGCGCCATTCTCGGTACCATCGGTAAGATCGGGTGGGCCAACTACATCATTGCAATGATTGTCATCATGGTTATCGAACTGATCTTTTTCGGCGTTATTGAGTGCCTCAACTTCATCATCAGCCCGTACCTGGGCCTGATCCTCGAGTTCCTGCTCATGGCACCCCTGACGCTCCTGATGTCCCGCTACTTATGCCAGGTCTACGACTCGGCAGATTCCATGTAA
- a CDS encoding flagellar biosynthesis protein FlhF has protein sequence MQLPRGTFREIRKKVVLQDLLAEFEDTRFTGTCGIVAGPATGSFVFRNGACILAKFHGQAGDAAIWEMQQSARDAVDVIISTLDETQVRLALEFNPSCIVLTEPAPDTGRSQSARGTAPARTIPPVRSAAPTAPASSRSGGRVLITRGVPVPKQDSGHTQDAPRVAAHLPPKTPETRISIADTTAEHEDLESEIDALDSMDLDLVTSRIRSECKTLVKHLDLDHLLER, from the coding sequence ATGCAGCTCCCGAGAGGCACGTTCCGGGAAATCCGGAAGAAGGTCGTCCTGCAGGACCTCCTTGCCGAATTCGAAGATACCCGGTTTACCGGCACCTGTGGCATTGTTGCCGGGCCGGCAACCGGTTCTTTTGTTTTCCGGAACGGGGCGTGTATCCTTGCCAAGTTCCACGGGCAGGCCGGCGATGCTGCAATATGGGAGATGCAACAGTCTGCACGGGATGCCGTGGATGTTATTATTTCGACACTGGACGAGACGCAGGTCAGGCTCGCCCTGGAATTCAACCCGTCATGCATTGTCCTGACCGAGCCGGCTCCGGATACCGGCCGCAGCCAGTCTGCCCGCGGTACCGCTCCGGCCCGCACCATCCCTCCTGTGCGCTCTGCCGCTCCCACTGCACCTGCATCATCCCGGTCCGGCGGGCGTGTCCTGATCACGAGGGGTGTGCCGGTACCTAAGCAGGATAGCGGGCATACGCAGGATGCTCCCCGTGTCGCAGCCCACCTGCCCCCAAAAACACCCGAAACGAGAATATCTATTGCGGATACAACTGCAGAGCATGAAGACCTTGAGAGCGAGATCGATGCCCTGGACTCCATGGACCTCGACCTTGTCACTTCAAGGATCCGGAGCGAGTGCAAGACGCTCGTGAAACATCTCGACCTCGACCACCTGCTCGAACGCTGA
- a CDS encoding roadblock/LC7 domain-containing protein, with protein MKSPRDEGAGRGLRLPDQVQLLKIRNQPGVIAVSAFFEGFPVQSVGDEDFEHVAALAEDFMRAGAKVSCELGIGNVDQLILETSQNKCIIAPCGDLSLCVLTRSDAQLGLIRVLLRGIQKELDVFGGRDHSSS; from the coding sequence ATGAAGAGTCCACGCGATGAAGGGGCCGGACGCGGTCTCCGGCTGCCTGATCAAGTACAGCTCCTGAAGATCCGGAACCAACCCGGCGTGATTGCCGTGTCAGCGTTCTTCGAAGGTTTTCCGGTGCAGTCGGTCGGTGATGAGGATTTCGAGCACGTTGCAGCACTTGCCGAGGACTTTATGAGGGCAGGGGCAAAGGTCTCCTGCGAGCTGGGAATTGGCAACGTCGACCAGCTAATCCTTGAAACCTCCCAGAACAAGTGCATCATCGCCCCGTGTGGGGACCTCTCGCTCTGCGTTCTTACCCGATCGGATGCGCAGCTCGGGCTGATCCGGGTACTGCTACGGGGTATCCAGAAGGAATTGGATGTTTTCGGGGGGCGGGATCATTCATCCTCCTGA
- a CDS encoding roadblock/LC7 domain-containing protein produces MLKPLLEEFLKVEGVSAAVVVGRDGFVIESAVSGKVDIEALGAMASTGLGTSEAMGNTLGKGELSQMLVECEKGPILISPLSPDELIALVADTTANIGRIRYELKKNKERIVAAL; encoded by the coding sequence ATGCTGAAGCCATTGCTGGAGGAATTTTTAAAGGTTGAGGGCGTATCAGCGGCAGTTGTAGTGGGACGGGACGGTTTTGTTATCGAGAGCGCGGTCTCGGGAAAGGTAGATATTGAGGCTTTGGGGGCCATGGCCTCAACGGGTCTTGGCACATCGGAGGCAATGGGGAATACCCTCGGCAAGGGGGAACTCTCCCAGATGCTTGTCGAGTGTGAGAAGGGGCCGATCCTCATCTCCCCACTCTCCCCCGATGAACTCATCGCCCTTGTCGCTGACACCACGGCCAATATCGGCAGGATCCGGTACGAACTGAAGAAGAACAAGGAACGCATTGTTGCAGCACTCTGA
- a CDS encoding V4R domain-containing protein, with protein MKIGREDFEALMKGEKTIAPYVELDPAAGIYSVFGVRTAGNPNYLVRAIYEMYEASLNRKLAVKAVRKLFRSVGQGSVGLASLLKKQGMELTTAQFVMLVFTLQHQQGWGAPLELVEAGEKRIVLRTKQTFESEVLKDWNMPVCGIHQGWIEGVLKAVTGKTWFCLEKSCHAQGNPYCEFVCDQVEPSWKFKAEAVVKGESAITEFIDHKPLQGTIQLIDEPVVMMPRFIFTSMTQSLKKTMGEAPANGVNYRAYMDMGKENVEHYKKMGITNPKTLSDMAFAFYAQMGWFRLVSEEWDEASKTKTITLSHTVESESFGATGKNVCFCTAGLLAGIIEGAFGIKVQAKEIRCKSKGDDHCVFSITNRS; from the coding sequence ATGAAGATCGGGCGTGAAGATTTCGAGGCGCTGATGAAGGGCGAGAAGACGATCGCCCCGTATGTCGAGCTCGATCCCGCTGCCGGGATTTATTCGGTTTTCGGTGTCCGGACTGCCGGCAATCCCAATTATCTTGTGCGGGCCATCTACGAGATGTACGAGGCCAGCCTGAACCGGAAACTCGCGGTCAAGGCGGTCCGGAAACTCTTCCGTTCGGTAGGCCAGGGCTCCGTGGGCCTTGCCAGTCTCCTGAAAAAACAGGGCATGGAACTTACCACGGCACAGTTTGTGATGCTGGTGTTTACTCTCCAGCACCAGCAGGGATGGGGCGCACCGTTAGAGCTCGTGGAGGCAGGTGAGAAACGGATCGTGCTCCGGACAAAACAGACCTTTGAGTCCGAGGTCTTAAAGGACTGGAACATGCCGGTCTGCGGGATCCACCAGGGCTGGATCGAGGGGGTGCTCAAAGCCGTGACCGGCAAGACCTGGTTCTGTCTGGAGAAGAGCTGCCATGCACAAGGAAACCCGTACTGCGAATTTGTCTGCGACCAGGTGGAGCCCAGCTGGAAGTTCAAGGCCGAGGCTGTTGTGAAGGGTGAGTCGGCTATCACCGAGTTCATCGATCACAAGCCCCTGCAGGGAACGATCCAGCTCATCGATGAACCGGTTGTCATGATGCCCCGGTTCATCTTCACGTCGATGACACAGTCGCTCAAAAAGACGATGGGGGAGGCGCCGGCAAACGGGGTGAACTACCGGGCTTACATGGACATGGGGAAGGAGAACGTAGAGCACTACAAGAAGATGGGGATCACGAACCCGAAGACACTCTCTGACATGGCCTTTGCTTTTTATGCGCAGATGGGCTGGTTCAGGCTTGTCAGCGAAGAGTGGGACGAAGCGAGCAAGACCAAGACGATCACCCTCTCCCACACCGTGGAGTCGGAATCCTTTGGCGCCACCGGCAAAAACGTCTGTTTCTGCACGGCAGGCCTTCTTGCCGGTATCATCGAGGGAGCGTTTGGGATTAAGGTACAGGCAAAGGAGATCAGGTGCAAGTCTAAAGGTGACGACCATTGCGTCTTTTCCATCACGAACCGATCCTAA